In a single window of the Nocardiopsis composta genome:
- a CDS encoding TetR/AcrR family transcriptional regulator translates to MTGSDLTEKPVPARTSAPRWTASALRRRPAQRRSLERVERLLHACAELLDEVGYFRLTTTEVARRADLPIGTLYQFFTDKNGLVRALAARNLELYGDRLQESLRAAGAGDWTEVAVLAVDEYVRMRRTVPGFGVLDFDPPEPEEDASCRPLPRPGGNALVAERLLEVGTAVLGEDRDPATDRRVLVAVEAADAVLALAFRTDPGGAPELVAECKDLLRAYLGGAAG, encoded by the coding sequence ATGACCGGTTCCGACCTGACCGAGAAGCCCGTGCCCGCACGGACCTCCGCGCCGCGGTGGACCGCCTCGGCGCTGCGCCGCAGGCCGGCCCAGCGGCGCAGCCTGGAGCGGGTGGAGCGGCTGCTGCACGCCTGCGCGGAGCTGCTGGACGAGGTCGGCTACTTCCGGCTCACCACCACCGAGGTGGCGCGCCGCGCGGACCTGCCGATCGGCACCCTCTACCAGTTCTTCACCGATAAGAACGGCCTGGTCCGGGCGCTGGCCGCGCGGAACCTGGAGCTCTACGGCGACCGGCTGCAGGAGAGCCTGCGCGCCGCGGGGGCCGGCGACTGGACCGAGGTGGCGGTGCTCGCCGTCGACGAGTACGTCCGGATGCGGCGCACCGTCCCCGGGTTCGGCGTGCTCGACTTCGACCCGCCGGAGCCGGAGGAGGACGCCTCCTGCCGGCCGCTGCCCCGGCCCGGCGGCAACGCCCTGGTCGCCGAGCGGCTGCTGGAGGTGGGCACCGCGGTCCTCGGCGAGGACCGCGACCCCGCCACCGACCGGCGGGTGCTGGTCGCGGTGGAGGCCGCCGACGCCGTACTGGCCCTGGCCTTCCGGACCGACCCCGGGGGCGCCCCGGAACTGGTCGCCGAGTGCAAGGACCTGCTCCGCGCCTACCTGGGCGGCGCCGCGGGCTGA